From bacterium, one genomic window encodes:
- the groL gene encoding chaperonin GroEL (60 kDa chaperone family; promotes refolding of misfolded polypeptides especially under stressful conditions; forms two stacked rings of heptamers to form a barrel-shaped 14mer; ends can be capped by GroES; misfolded proteins enter the barrel where they are refolded when GroES binds), protein MAAKDIRFQEMARAEVLKGVNRLADTVKLTLGPKGRNVILEKTFGSPNVTKDGVTVAKEIELEDKFENIGAQMIKEVASKTSDVAGDGTTTATVLAQAIYREGFRLVAAGSDPMELKRGIDKAVEAVVEELKKLSKPTRDQKEIAQVGTISANNDSTIGNIIAEAMSKVGKEGVITVEEAKGMETTLDIVEGMQFDRGYLSPYFVTDPERMEAVLEDPYILLHEKKISNMKDLLPVLEQIARQGKPLLVVAEDVEGEALATLVVNKIRGTLACCAVKAPGFGDRRKAMLEDIAILTGGQVISEDLGIKLENVTLSDLGRARRVTVTKDDTTIVEGQGSRSALEGRVKQIRAQIEETTSDYDREKLQERLAKLVGGVAVINVGAATETEMKEKKARVEDALNATRAAVEEGIVPGGGVAYIRALPALEKVKAEGDQLFGVNIVKRALEEPIRQIAENAGVEGSVVVEKVKAGSGAFGFNAASEKYEDLMEAGIVDPTKVARLALQNAASVASLLLTTGAVVVEKPKEEKAPKMPGGGYGGEY, encoded by the coding sequence ATGGCAGCCAAAGATATCAGGTTTCAGGAAATGGCCCGGGCGGAGGTACTCAAGGGCGTGAACCGACTGGCAGATACGGTCAAGCTTACCTTGGGCCCCAAGGGACGCAATGTGATCCTTGAGAAGACCTTCGGATCCCCCAATGTTACCAAAGATGGTGTGACAGTGGCCAAGGAGATCGAGCTGGAGGATAAGTTTGAGAACATAGGTGCTCAGATGATCAAGGAAGTGGCCAGCAAGACCTCGGACGTGGCCGGAGATGGGACCACCACGGCCACTGTTTTGGCGCAGGCCATCTACAGAGAGGGATTTCGCTTGGTGGCGGCTGGCAGCGACCCCATGGAACTCAAGAGGGGCATCGACAAAGCCGTGGAGGCGGTGGTAGAGGAATTGAAGAAGCTCTCCAAGCCTACCCGCGATCAGAAGGAGATAGCCCAGGTAGGTACCATTTCGGCCAACAACGACTCCACCATCGGCAACATCATAGCCGAGGCCATGAGCAAGGTGGGCAAGGAAGGGGTGATCACCGTAGAAGAGGCCAAGGGAATGGAGACCACCCTGGACATCGTAGAGGGTATGCAGTTCGATCGAGGCTATCTATCTCCTTATTTTGTCACGGATCCAGAGCGCATGGAGGCGGTGCTGGAGGATCCATACATCCTTCTCCATGAGAAGAAGATATCCAACATGAAAGACCTGCTTCCTGTACTGGAGCAGATCGCAAGGCAAGGCAAGCCTCTTCTGGTAGTGGCCGAGGATGTGGAAGGAGAGGCCCTGGCTACCCTGGTGGTCAACAAGATCCGTGGTACCCTGGCCTGCTGCGCAGTGAAGGCCCCTGGCTTCGGCGACAGGCGAAAGGCCATGCTGGAGGACATAGCCATTCTTACTGGCGGCCAGGTGATCAGCGAGGATCTTGGAATCAAACTAGAGAACGTAACCCTCTCGGACCTTGGCAGGGCCCGCAGGGTCACGGTGACCAAGGACGACACCACCATAGTGGAAGGTCAGGGTTCTAGAAGCGCCCTGGAGGGCAGGGTGAAACAAATCCGCGCCCAGATAGAGGAGACCACCAGCGACTACGACAGGGAAAAGCTCCAGGAGCGCCTGGCCAAGCTAGTGGGTGGAGTGGCCGTGATCAATGTGGGAGCTGCTACCGAGACCGAGATGAAGGAGAAGAAAGCCAGGGTGGAGGATGCTCTCAATGCCACAAGGGCCGCGGTGGAGGAAGGGATCGTGCCCGGAGGCGGGGTAGCCTACATCCGTGCACTGCCTGCCCTGGAGAAGGTTAAGGCCGAGGGTGACCAGCTCTTTGGGGTGAACATAGTGAAGAGAGCCCTGGAGGAACCCATCAGGCAGATTGCCGAGAACGCCGGTGTGGAAGGGTCTGTGGTGGTGGAGAAGGTGAAGGCCGGAAGCGGGGCCTTCGGATTCAACGCAGCCAGCGAGAAGTATGAGGACCTCATGGAGGCTGGTATCGTGGATCCCACCAAGGTAGCCAGACTGGCCCTTCAGAATGCGGCATCTGTGGCCTCCTTGCTTCTGACCACAGGCGCAGTTGTGGTGGAGAAACCCAAGGAGGAGAAGGCTCCCAAGATGCCTGGCGGAGGGTACGGCGGGGAGTATTGA
- a CDS encoding diadenylate cyclase, with protein sequence MDWSMAILADLRWQDVLDILFLSWVAYCIYTWFWGTKALKALVGLLGVGVIFGVARLWGLFLTSWVFQVLWQVAVLLVIILFQPELRQILERVNPFRWLKPRGRSDTGDWVQAVVDAVFSLARSRVGALLILERTERIKEWIAGGVLLQARVTAPLLMAIFQKESPLHDGAAVIHNGELKMAGCFLPLSLSDGLPQHLGTRHRAALGLSERCDAMAVAVSEERGTVSLAQGGEFRELKEPQELKDALETLGGRRDPTGIGKRTAKVIFRRLPAKVLSLMIVTLLWVALAGKQDVEIRLWVPVEVRNLPERWEILEPHEPKVQVQLRGMRKDVMTLDDSSVFAELDLSLARLGRRTFRLGPKEVVLPHERVQVVRVEPSEIKFRFQERS encoded by the coding sequence ATGGACTGGTCGATGGCAATTCTGGCTGACCTGCGATGGCAGGATGTCCTGGATATACTTTTCCTGAGCTGGGTGGCCTACTGCATATACACCTGGTTCTGGGGTACCAAGGCTTTGAAAGCCCTGGTGGGGCTCCTGGGGGTGGGAGTCATCTTCGGAGTAGCCCGGCTGTGGGGCCTTTTCTTGACCAGCTGGGTCTTTCAGGTCCTTTGGCAGGTGGCTGTCTTGCTGGTGATAATCCTTTTCCAGCCAGAGCTCAGACAGATCCTGGAGAGGGTCAACCCCTTCCGATGGTTGAAACCAAGGGGTAGATCAGACACCGGGGATTGGGTCCAGGCAGTTGTGGATGCGGTTTTTTCTCTTGCCAGATCCAGGGTGGGGGCCCTCTTGATCCTGGAGAGGACTGAGAGGATCAAGGAGTGGATAGCTGGTGGGGTGCTCCTGCAGGCCCGGGTGACGGCTCCACTTCTGATGGCAATTTTTCAGAAAGAATCCCCACTGCACGATGGGGCTGCGGTGATCCACAACGGAGAGCTAAAGATGGCAGGCTGCTTTCTTCCCCTTAGCCTATCAGATGGTTTGCCGCAGCATCTGGGAACCAGGCACAGGGCAGCCCTGGGTCTTTCAGAGAGGTGCGATGCCATGGCAGTGGCGGTCTCCGAAGAAAGGGGCACGGTTTCCTTGGCTCAGGGTGGAGAATTCAGGGAGCTTAAGGAACCTCAGGAACTCAAGGACGCATTGGAGACGTTGGGAGGAAGGCGGGATCCCACAGGCATAGGAAAGCGCACCGCTAAGGTTATCTTCAGGAGGCTTCCGGCCAAGGTGCTTTCCCTTATGATAGTGACTTTGCTTTGGGTGGCCCTGGCAGGGAAACAGGATGTGGAGATAAGGCTGTGGGTGCCGGTGGAGGTCCGTAATTTGCCAGAACGTTGGGAGATTCTGGAACCCCATGAACCCAAGGTGCAGGTTCAGTTACGGGGCATGAGAAAAGATGTGATGACCCTGGACGACTCCAGTGTGTTTGCCGAGCTGGATCTGAGTCTTGCCCGTTTGGGCCGCAGAACCTTCCGCCTGGGCCCCAAGGAGGTGGTGCTTCCCCACGAGAGGGTGCAGGTTGTTAGAGTGGAGCCCTCGGAAATAAAGTTCCGATTCCAGGAGAGGAGTTGA
- a CDS encoding TraR/DksA family transcriptional regulator yields MTSKRSLTEEQMAQIVALLNERRRAIEEELRRNLSRALEEGGEETTVVNVEEGDESRVDVGKETDYQVMSMRSQELKQIKEALLRIESGEYGLCEECGSAIRFERLKAMPFAQLCRSCQEEMERAKRDKQWGPRAPHRG; encoded by the coding sequence ATGACGTCCAAGAGAAGCCTTACAGAGGAACAGATGGCACAGATAGTGGCCCTTCTCAACGAGAGGAGAAGGGCCATAGAGGAGGAACTCAGGAGGAATCTGAGTCGTGCCCTGGAGGAAGGGGGGGAGGAGACCACGGTGGTTAACGTGGAGGAAGGCGACGAGTCCAGGGTGGACGTAGGGAAAGAGACGGACTATCAAGTCATGAGCATGCGAAGTCAGGAGCTCAAACAGATCAAGGAGGCCCTCTTGAGGATCGAATCCGGGGAATACGGCCTTTGCGAGGAATGCGGGAGCGCCATCAGGTTCGAAAGGCTCAAGGCCATGCCTTTTGCTCAGCTTTGTCGCTCATGTCAGGAGGAGATGGAGAGGGCCAAACGAGACAAGCAGTGGGGTCCAAGGGCTCCTCACAGAGGCTAG
- a CDS encoding DHH family phosphoesterase, with protein MVHSPNSGPRRSGRTHSTKENLKSFLGLFGHSENVLVLLYPDPDSMASALAVKRLLWKHVQRVVITYIGEIQRLENQAMMELLRIPLVRISQVDVDYFQKKVLVDSQPHHYEAFGRLSYDAIIDHHPLVGDVKASFVDIRPEYGATATILIEYLRAAGIKPSTNLATALLYAIKTDTANFERDATEQDVKEFRYVFQYANMNLLRKIELSELRLSDLRYFRQALERMVVNKKGIFAHLGEVETPDLCVQIADFFMRVHGMKWTFVSGLYRGKLVVIIRNDGYRKDAGRLARRAFGAFGSAGGHRGAARAEVPLEALREMGMETSDSNVQKFVRDRLEF; from the coding sequence ATGGTACATTCTCCCAATTCAGGCCCCAGGCGCTCAGGTAGAACCCACAGCACCAAGGAGAATCTGAAGAGCTTCCTCGGGCTTTTCGGGCATTCGGAGAATGTCCTGGTGCTCTTGTACCCGGATCCTGATTCCATGGCAAGCGCCCTGGCGGTCAAGAGACTTCTTTGGAAACATGTTCAAAGGGTTGTGATCACTTACATAGGGGAGATCCAGCGCCTGGAGAATCAGGCCATGATGGAGCTGCTCAGGATACCCCTGGTGCGCATAAGCCAGGTGGATGTGGATTATTTTCAGAAGAAGGTTCTTGTGGATTCACAGCCTCATCATTACGAGGCATTTGGGCGTTTGAGCTATGACGCCATAATCGACCACCATCCCCTGGTGGGGGATGTGAAGGCATCCTTTGTGGACATCCGACCTGAGTACGGAGCTACGGCCACTATACTCATTGAATATTTGAGGGCCGCCGGGATAAAGCCCTCCACCAACCTGGCAACGGCTTTGCTTTACGCCATCAAGACAGATACGGCCAATTTCGAGCGGGATGCCACCGAGCAGGATGTGAAGGAATTTCGTTACGTGTTTCAGTACGCCAACATGAATCTGCTGCGAAAGATAGAGTTGTCGGAGCTCAGGCTAAGTGACCTGAGGTATTTCCGACAGGCTCTGGAACGCATGGTGGTAAACAAAAAGGGCATATTCGCCCATCTGGGGGAAGTGGAGACTCCGGATCTGTGTGTTCAGATAGCGGATTTTTTCATGAGGGTCCACGGCATGAAGTGGACATTTGTCTCTGGTCTTTATAGAGGCAAGCTGGTGGTAATAATACGCAATGATGGCTATCGCAAGGATGCAGGAAGACTTGCCAGGAGGGCCTTCGGAGCCTTTGGCTCTGCTGGCGGTCACCGAGGAGCGGCCAGGGCGGAGGTGCCACTGGAAGCATTGAGGGAGATGGGTATGGAAACATCGGATTCCAATGTGCAGAAATTCGTGCGCGATCGGCTGGAGTTCTGA
- a CDS encoding replication-associated recombination protein A, whose product MAKRASQGPLADRMRPRTLDEVVGQEHLTAPGAPLRRAIEASSPFSLILWGPPGTGKTTIAFLFAQETGCRLVAFSAVLSGMKEVRQVLEEARRIRSLQGKPTALFVDELHRFNKAQQDAFLPHVEKGDIIFLGATTENPSFEVNAALLSRCQVFVLHSLTPEHILTLMLRSLKDPQRGLASLKPSLEQGVLESIAEAAGGDARVALNILESMVLGTRPDSTGTRHISLEEAKRLLQQHPLLYDKAGEEHFNLISALHKSLRGGDPDASLYWLARMLEAGEDPLYVARRMVRFASEDVGLADPMALQVALAAKEAFHFLGPPEGFLALAEAAVYLAMAPKSNSLYLAYGKLKEVIKRTGPLQVPLALRNPVSPLMAQMGYGKDYRYPHDDPDKVVDQQYLPQELSSEVFWEPGEQGLERELALRLRNWKDLRRKKKQEHSAK is encoded by the coding sequence ATGGCTAAAAGGGCTTCCCAAGGTCCCCTGGCCGACCGCATGCGGCCTCGCACCTTGGACGAGGTGGTGGGCCAAGAGCATCTGACAGCTCCAGGAGCTCCTCTTCGAAGAGCCATCGAGGCTTCAAGTCCTTTCTCTTTGATCCTCTGGGGACCGCCGGGCACAGGTAAGACCACCATAGCATTTCTCTTTGCCCAAGAAACCGGATGCAGGCTGGTGGCATTCTCGGCTGTCCTGTCCGGAATGAAGGAGGTAAGGCAGGTCCTGGAGGAGGCCAGGAGAATTCGCTCGCTTCAGGGGAAGCCCACTGCACTTTTTGTGGATGAGTTACACAGGTTCAACAAGGCTCAGCAGGATGCCTTTCTTCCCCATGTGGAAAAGGGTGATATCATCTTCCTTGGGGCCACCACGGAAAATCCATCTTTTGAGGTGAATGCGGCACTGCTGTCCAGGTGTCAAGTCTTCGTGCTACACAGCCTCACCCCAGAACATATACTCACCCTCATGCTTCGCTCCCTGAAGGATCCTCAAAGGGGGCTTGCAAGCCTCAAGCCCAGCTTGGAACAAGGAGTGCTGGAATCCATTGCCGAGGCCGCAGGCGGGGATGCCAGGGTGGCTTTGAACATCCTGGAATCCATGGTTTTGGGTACAAGACCCGACAGCACAGGAACACGCCACATATCCTTGGAAGAGGCCAAGAGACTTCTGCAGCAGCACCCACTTCTTTACGATAAAGCCGGTGAGGAGCACTTTAACCTCATAAGCGCTCTTCATAAGAGCCTCAGAGGAGGGGATCCGGATGCCTCCCTTTATTGGCTGGCCAGGATGCTGGAAGCGGGTGAAGATCCCCTCTATGTGGCCAGAAGGATGGTGCGTTTCGCATCAGAGGATGTGGGACTGGCTGATCCAATGGCTTTGCAGGTGGCGCTGGCTGCCAAGGAGGCTTTCCACTTCTTGGGCCCCCCCGAGGGCTTCCTGGCTTTGGCTGAGGCAGCCGTATATCTGGCCATGGCCCCCAAGAGCAACTCCCTTTACCTGGCATATGGAAAGCTCAAGGAAGTCATAAAACGCACAGGGCCTCTTCAGGTTCCACTGGCCTTAAGAAATCCCGTGTCTCCTCTCATGGCCCAAATGGGCTATGGAAAAGATTACAGGTACCCCCACGATGATCCAGACAAGGTCGTGGATCAGCAATATCTTCCCCAGGAGCTAAGTTCAGAGGTCTTCTGGGAACCTGGTGAGCAGGGCTTGGAGCGGGAACTGGCCCTGAGGCTCAGGAATTGGAAAGATCTGAGGCGGAAAAAGAAGCAGGAGCACTCGGCAAAATGA
- a CDS encoding tetratricopeptide repeat protein produces the protein MRCLAILALFLAAFCLFPQRQLQAQAPMRGDPDRLLCFAHHLRERGDLYRAEGEYMAFLSLFPHHSRAPEAWLCLGRTRQSMQDWDGALEAFFSAMSKADPHGAIEPRWAAADTLLASGKPLEAAQIFHELAKDPYVGNLRSKALVSSAKALLVAREWEKAKEFLREISPEQPEAQEASELLVRLETEAPWLPRRNEWVAGGLSALVPGAGHLYVGKPWDALTSFLLNLAFLAGSVWSVKEGCLISSGIFSFLELGWYLGGIQSAAEAARTYNKEQEKRWIREVGQVPMPGADSPSHNGVSFRVPGLQWRF, from the coding sequence ATGAGATGCCTGGCAATCCTTGCCCTATTTTTGGCTGCCTTTTGCCTGTTTCCCCAAAGACAGCTTCAAGCCCAGGCACCCATGCGCGGCGATCCAGACAGATTGCTGTGCTTTGCCCACCACCTCAGGGAAAGGGGAGACTTGTACCGGGCAGAAGGTGAATACATGGCCTTTCTGAGCCTTTTCCCTCATCACTCCAGGGCCCCAGAGGCCTGGCTTTGCCTGGGCAGAACCCGCCAGAGCATGCAGGACTGGGATGGTGCATTGGAGGCCTTTTTCAGTGCAATGAGCAAAGCAGATCCCCACGGGGCTATTGAACCCAGATGGGCAGCTGCAGATACTCTGCTGGCCTCGGGAAAGCCTCTTGAGGCTGCCCAGATTTTCCATGAATTGGCCAAGGATCCTTACGTGGGAAACCTCAGATCAAAGGCTCTTGTGTCATCTGCCAAGGCTTTGCTGGTTGCCAGGGAGTGGGAAAAGGCCAAGGAGTTTCTCCGTGAGATTTCTCCAGAGCAGCCCGAGGCCCAAGAGGCCAGTGAGCTTTTGGTACGCCTGGAGACCGAGGCACCTTGGCTTCCCAGGCGAAATGAATGGGTGGCAGGGGGGCTTTCGGCACTCGTTCCGGGAGCAGGCCATCTTTATGTTGGGAAGCCTTGGGATGCGCTTACCTCCTTTCTTCTCAACCTTGCCTTTCTGGCAGGTTCTGTGTGGAGTGTGAAGGAGGGATGTCTGATTAGCTCCGGGATCTTTTCTTTCTTGGAGCTGGGCTGGTATCTGGGAGGGATCCAAAGCGCAGCCGAGGCTGCAAGAACATACAACAAAGAGCAGGAAAAACGCTGGATCAGGGAAGTTGGGCAGGTTCCCATGCCTGGAGCAGATTCCCCATCCCACAACGGAGTCAGCTTCAGAGTCCCGGGTCTGCAATGGCGTTTTTGA
- a CDS encoding bile acid:sodium symporter, producing MKARDLLLVAMQLLGMAGGVVFPQWAIHLAPLALYFMMSMLLLSFLRIEPRPLVRIRPKDLVEVAIWTLVKLGLMPLLLWAAARWSLPSYALPVLLLGGVSTGVVAPFLSGLLGANTTRVLQVVVLSSVLVPFTLPAWVKLLMGAEFDIPFMHMVRMLALVIFFPLGAAMAVRRWMPMLVRVLSRAQYPISLLLCLLINLGIFAAYAQFLVSRPWEVLWALGVACMMASVAPFIAWVCARWAPHVLDSLTGSVCLTFVNNVLIVVFSFRFFDPEAPLVAALYMVPFFGMIIPIRRLQGK from the coding sequence TTGAAAGCCAGGGACCTGCTTCTGGTGGCAATGCAACTTTTGGGCATGGCAGGAGGCGTTGTTTTTCCCCAGTGGGCGATCCATCTGGCCCCCCTGGCCCTTTATTTCATGATGAGCATGCTCCTGCTTAGCTTTCTGCGTATTGAGCCCAGGCCCTTGGTGCGGATAAGACCCAAGGATCTTGTTGAGGTGGCTATATGGACTTTGGTGAAGCTAGGTTTGATGCCGCTTCTGCTTTGGGCTGCAGCCAGGTGGAGCCTTCCGTCTTACGCTTTGCCAGTGCTGCTTTTGGGGGGCGTTTCCACAGGAGTGGTGGCACCCTTTCTAAGCGGTTTACTGGGGGCCAACACCACCAGGGTGCTGCAGGTGGTGGTATTGAGCTCGGTTTTGGTTCCTTTTACCCTACCTGCCTGGGTGAAGCTTCTGATGGGAGCAGAGTTTGACATTCCTTTCATGCACATGGTGAGAATGCTGGCTTTGGTGATATTCTTCCCCTTGGGAGCAGCCATGGCTGTTCGCAGATGGATGCCCATGCTGGTCCGGGTGCTATCTAGGGCCCAATATCCCATATCGCTTCTTCTGTGCCTGCTCATCAACCTTGGGATCTTTGCGGCTTACGCCCAGTTCCTTGTCTCCAGGCCATGGGAAGTCCTCTGGGCCCTGGGCGTGGCCTGTATGATGGCCTCTGTTGCGCCCTTCATAGCATGGGTATGTGCCAGGTGGGCTCCGCACGTGCTGGACAGCCTCACTGGCTCGGTTTGTCTTACCTTCGTAAACAACGTACTCATTGTGGTTTTTTCATTTAGATTCTTTGATCCCGAGGCTCCCTTGGTGGCTGCCCTTTACATGGTTCCTTTTTTTGGCATGATCATACCCATAAGGAGGCTCCAAGGAAAATAA
- a CDS encoding DUF3786 domain-containing protein, protein MATGACGIDCGVCRLRLDGKCSTCGPATSQEASRKFGAQVRLLGAPCPILECARKRGLEHCLRDCGEFPCHVFQSGPYPFSSAFLLMQERRREAPMPPREKLDKPVVVDELHWKRLAQLPPEEVAARCRCQWDPQMGFGVEFLGEGYWVDPRCRTVTPHREQAPFEPYLALVLVVFLLKASDIPLANQMVNEKEIPGGELFFRHLHSLPSTALEDRFGSSPREFVEAAKFLGARSLDISPASVELTPLPRVPVAVHLWPADEEFPARCTFTFDASIHRQLPLDVIWALVHVMVQRILWVASNARG, encoded by the coding sequence ATGGCCACAGGTGCCTGCGGAATAGACTGTGGGGTTTGCAGGCTTCGCTTGGATGGGAAATGCTCCACCTGTGGACCTGCCACAAGCCAGGAGGCCAGCCGGAAATTCGGGGCTCAGGTGAGGCTTTTGGGAGCGCCATGCCCTATTCTGGAGTGCGCCAGAAAAAGGGGTCTGGAGCACTGCTTGAGAGACTGTGGAGAATTCCCTTGCCATGTTTTTCAAAGTGGACCATATCCTTTCAGCTCGGCTTTTCTTCTAATGCAGGAAAGAAGAAGGGAGGCTCCCATGCCCCCAAGAGAAAAACTTGACAAACCCGTGGTAGTGGACGAGCTCCACTGGAAGAGATTGGCCCAACTCCCACCCGAGGAGGTCGCTGCCAGATGTCGCTGCCAGTGGGATCCTCAGATGGGCTTCGGTGTGGAGTTCCTGGGAGAAGGCTATTGGGTGGATCCTCGTTGCCGAACAGTGACCCCTCATAGAGAGCAAGCGCCCTTTGAGCCTTATCTTGCTTTGGTGCTGGTGGTGTTTCTCCTGAAGGCTTCAGATATTCCTCTGGCAAACCAAATGGTTAACGAAAAGGAGATCCCGGGAGGAGAGCTCTTTTTCAGGCACCTCCACAGCCTTCCAAGCACAGCTTTGGAAGATCGCTTCGGATCCAGCCCCAGGGAATTCGTGGAAGCAGCCAAGTTTCTCGGGGCAAGGAGCCTCGACATATCTCCGGCCTCTGTGGAGCTGACACCCTTACCACGGGTTCCTGTGGCAGTGCATCTTTGGCCAGCGGATGAGGAATTCCCGGCTCGGTGCACCTTCACCTTCGATGCTTCCATCCATAGGCAGCTACCCTTGGATGTGATTTGGGCCCTTGTGCATGTGATGGTGCAAAGGATACTTTGGGTGGCCTCCAATGCACGGGGCTGA
- the groES gene encoding co-chaperone GroES, which produces MNVKPLHDRVLIKRIEEEEKTKGGIIIPDTAKEKPIQGKVIAVGKGKVTDDGKVVPLEVKEGDRVLFGKYAGTEVKIDGEEHLIMREDDILAIIT; this is translated from the coding sequence ATGAACGTGAAGCCGCTGCATGACCGAGTCCTCATCAAGCGAATCGAGGAGGAGGAGAAGACAAAGGGTGGGATAATCATTCCTGACACTGCCAAGGAGAAGCCCATCCAGGGGAAGGTGATAGCTGTGGGCAAAGGGAAGGTCACAGACGACGGGAAGGTTGTACCTCTGGAGGTCAAGGAGGGCGACAGGGTTCTTTTTGGCAAGTATGCAGGCACCGAGGTCAAGATCGATGGCGAGGAGCACCTGATCATGAGGGAGGACGACATCCTGGCCATCATCACCTGA